From Heptranchias perlo isolate sHepPer1 chromosome 8, sHepPer1.hap1, whole genome shotgun sequence, a single genomic window includes:
- the LOC137324337 gene encoding tigger transposable element-derived protein 4-like isoform X1: MTGKRKSMSLGAKIDLLSKIDELPKMSHRDLAQHLGLPKSTVSDLLKQRDKLYSEWHRDSNPNRKRKREGKDREVEEALLRWFQNAHGRDALITGRLLAQKAKQLAAALGKPDFNPSEGWLQRWKSRHNIVFRRPHGEKLSSDWTGAELWMEDVLPGLLEGYGPQDIFNCDETGVFYRCIGYGTLALRGEAALGQKKARERLSVMACCNMDGTEKCDLLVIGKSQNPRCFRGVHHLPVTYRASKTAWMTGDIFCEWVRQWDRRLVDRQVVLILDNFSGHPRVSGLRNIRLVFHPVNTARLTQPLDQGIIYCMKQHYVKAMREKVLEEMDGKAELTAAQCVKRISLLDAVRLLKDAWDSVDQQTIQRCFKKAGFLTTADESAGEMQATTAPDGLSEEEFSHLCHLGDHNAPYEAETDDIGEVVDAMRAQKEEEGEQDPDSEESLVTPADVRSAVLTLRRAMEQHPDIKPDWETLRKVDLVWRPYCLRKRVQTRIPEFFGDL; the protein is encoded by the coding sequence ATGACTGGAAAGAGGAAATCCATGAGCCTGGGAGCCAAAATCGACCTCCTGAGCAAAATCGACGAGCTGCCGAAGATGAGCCACCGGGACCTGGCGCAGCACCTCGGGCTTCCCAAGTCTACCGTCTCCGACTTGCTGAAGCAGCGCGACAAGCTGTACAGCGAGTGGCATCGGGACTCCAATCCCAACAGGAAAAGGAAGCGCGAGGGAAAGGACAGGGAAGTGGAGGAGGCACTACTGCGCTGGTTCCAGAACGCACACGGGAGAGACGCCCTCATCACCGGCCGCCTTCTAGCCCAGAAGGCCAAGCAGTTAGCCGCGGCGCTCGGAAagcccgattttaacccctcgGAGGGCTGGCTCCAGAGGTGGAAGTCTCGCCACAACATAGTGTTCCGACGTCCACACGGGGAAAAGCTCAGCTCCGACTGGACAGGCGCGGAGCTGTGGATGGAAGACGTGTTGCCCGGGCTCCTCGAAGGCTACGGACCTCAGGACATCTTTAATTGCGACGAGACCGGTGTTTTCTACCGGTGCATTGGATACGGCACATTGGCCTTGAGAGGCGAGGCTGCGCTGGGCCAAAAGAAAGCCAGGGAAAGACTTTCCGTTATGGCCTGCTGCAATATGGACGGCACGGAGAAATGCGATCTGCTGGTGATTGGAAAGTCGCAGAACCCTCGCTGCTTCAGAGGTGTCCACCACCTGCCTGTGACTTACCGGGCGAGTAAGACTGCCTGGATGACTGGGGACATTTTCTGCGAATGGGTACGCCAGTgggatcgcaggctggtggatcGCCAAGTTGTTCTGATCCTAGACAACTTTTCTGGACACCCTCGTGTCTCTGGGCTAAGGAACATTCGTCTTGTATTCCACCCCGTCAACACCGCCCGACTGACCCAGCCCCTGGACCAGGGCATCATCTACTGTATGAAGCAGCATTACGTCAAGGCAATGAGAGAGAAGGTCCTTGAAGAGATGGATGGTAAGGCCGAACTGACTGCAGCCCAGTGTGTAAAGAGAATCTCTCTCTTGGACGCTGTTCGTCTGCTGAAAGACGCCTGGGACTCTGTCGATCAGCAAACGATTCAGCGTTGCTTCAAGAAAGCAGGGTTTTTAACCACCGCTGATGAGAGTGCAGGAGAAATGCAGGCCACGACAGCGCCAGACGGGTTGTCAGAGGAAGAATTCTCTCACCTGTGTCACCTTGGGGACCACAATGCTCCGTATGAAGCTGAGACTGATGACATCGGAGAAGTGGTGGATGCAATGCGAGCccaaaaggaagaggagggagagcagGATCCAGACAGCGAAGAGAGTTTGGTCACGCCGGCAGACGTGCGCTCCGCGGTTCTGACACTGCGCCGTGCCATGGAGCAGCATCCCGATATCAAACCAGACTGGGAGACCCTCAGAAAGGTGGACCTCGTCTGGCGCCCATACTGCCTGAGAAAGAGAGTTCAGACTCGGATTCCAGAGTTCTTTGGAGACCTGTAG